The following is a genomic window from Rutidosis leptorrhynchoides isolate AG116_Rl617_1_P2 chromosome 8, CSIRO_AGI_Rlap_v1, whole genome shotgun sequence.
CGGCAGCTACTATTccggcaacaacaacaacaacaaaaaaaaaaaaaaaaactgacctTTAAAACTTAAAGTATGCTCTGTGAATGCAGCGTTGTTGGAACGTTCACATCAGAAACAAGTTTTTCAGGTCATAACAACTAAATCCGCTCGCTCAACCCACAAAATCACCGTCACTCAAAGCACTAATCAACCAAGACTAACACTAGATGCGGAATTAATCTCCGAACACACGCAAACAAATTTCAGCACAAACCCATCATATACGCGCCACCACAGGTGCCGACACTTTTCGAATTCCTTTTTCGATCTATACCGATCCAAGAAAAATTAGGAAAAACTACCATTCacttcggaaaaaaaaaaaaatacgaaaaaaaaacaaaaaaaaaaacgaaaaaaaaacgaaaaaaaaaaaaaacaatatattGTTACTGTATATCTACTGTATCTTTTTCTATATTTCTGAAAATGGCACTACTAGCTACCTTTACTACAACAGAGAAAACCGCACACAACTCTCACAAATTTGGTTTCACCTTATCTCCCACGAACTATGGTTACTGGAAAACAATGGTTCAACCGTTCTGCGTCACCAACAAATTGTTTGACTATATTGATGGCACAATCCCTTGTCCACCTAAAAATGTCCCATCCTCGGTCCAATCACCAGAAAAAGATGAAGAAACACAGTCTCAACCACAAAACCCCAATTACATTAATTGGGTCTCTAATGATGCTCATATACGAATGCTCCTCATTTCTACCATATCCGAAGCATCATTTCAACATGTTCAAGGACTAACGTCTCGTGATCTATGGTTGTCCCTTGAGCGTGCCTACGCTCCTCACACTTCCTCTCGGGAATACACTTTGAAAACCCAGCTTCTCAGACTACAGATGAAGCCAGATGAAACAACCGCAGAATACCTAACTAGGACTCAAGAATACGATGTTGCGCTCGCTAACATAGGcgaaaaaatgaaagaaaaagatcTGGTGATGCTAGTTATATCAGGACTACGAGAGGAATATAACGGTTTAAAATCAAGTCTTCTGGGCCGCGAAAAGCCCCCTACCTTTGTAGACCTTCATGGCCTACTATCAGACCACGACTACATGATCAAGAAATCTGTACCCGACATTCCTTCAGTTCAAGCATTCACGACTAGCACACAAAGTCGCAATTCAACAGCTCCTAATAATTTCTTGCCCGCTTCACAAACAGATCAACTTCAAGCCATACAACTGCTTTTATCTCAACTTGGACTCCAAGCTCAACCTGCTCATACACCGGCTGCAAAAGCCATGTACACTAACCGATCTAGCAATAACCGTGGTCGTGGACGTGATTATAGACGTGGACGAGGCAACTTTAACAACAGAAATCAAGCAGGTAATCGAAATTCATTTAACTGGGCTTCTAATCAAAACACAGTTTTTGGCACATGCAACAGGTGTGGGATTGGGCACATCCCATCTCAATGCCCTAATCGTAACACTGCTACTATGAGATGACAGTCACCTTCAGCCAACTTTACAGACTATCGCTCACAAGCGTCAACCTTTTGGATCCCAGACACAGGCTCTAGTCACCATGTTACTCCAGACCAATCCAACTTTGGCAACTCCGAGGTCTACTACGGTGAGGACTATCTTCATGTTGGCAATGGTAAGGGTTTACCCATTCTTCACGTTGGTTCCTCACAATTTTCGTCTCCAAATAAAACTTTTTCCCTTAAAGACATACTTCATGTTCCTGAAATCAAACATAAACTACTTTCTGTACAAAAGTTTTGTCTTGATAACAATGTGTATTTTGAATTTCACTCAACTTTCTTTGCTGTGAAGGACAAGATTACACACAATACCCTCCTCACGGGCCCAAGTAATGGTGGTCTTTACTCCTTCCATCTTCCACAGTCTTCACCTGTTCACAAAGTAGCATTCTCCACTACCCGTGCATCTTCAATTACCTGGCATCAAAGACTCGGACATCCACAACTTTTGAAGTCCATGTTATCTAAATACCAGTTGCCTTTACAAaataagtataaaactaccttttgTGATTCTTGTAATGTTGGAAAATCCTCTAAACTACATCTATTACCATCTACTTATAAAAGTTCGCACATTTTGGATTTAGTCTTTTGTGATGTATGGGGACCCGCGCCTGTTACCTCCTTTGATGGTCACAAATACTTTTTGCTGTGTGTTGATCACTTTTCACGATTTATGTGGTTTTTCCCATTAAAACTCAAATCTGATGTTTACGCCACCTTTAAGCATTTTGTGGCAATGGTTGAACGACAATTTCAGACCAAACTCAAATCTGTCCAAACTGATTGGGGAGGTGAATTTAGAAATCTCTCTCAATTCTTTTCTCCACTAGGCATCAATCATCGCCTTTCCTGTCCTCATACAAGTGAACAAAATGGTTTGGTTGAAAGACGACATCGACATGTTGTTGAAACCGGTCTTACTTTACTCGCTCAATCACATGTACCACAACGTTTTTGGCATTTTGCTTTTGGCACTGCAGTGTATCTTATCAATCGAATGCCATCCAGAACAAACTCAACAACCTCACCCTTTGAACATGTGTTCAAACATAAACCTGATTTTTCATTTCTTCGGGTTTTTGGGTGCCAATGCTACCCCCATCTTCGTTCATACAATAATCACAAAATGGATTTTCGATCAACACCTTGTGTATTTCTTGGTTACAGTACCGCCCATCATGGCTATCGATGTTTCGACCCCAAATCGGATCATATTTATGTAGCCCGTCATGTTCGCTTCAATGAACAATCCTTTCCTTTTAAACAATCTGATACAACCAATCCTACACATCCAGTAAATCCCTACATCTCTAAATATCCACATCCATCCTCACAACCTAAAGATTCATCTTCCACAGCTCCTAAGACTCGGTGTGTCCAACCAGAACCAAAAAATACCACCACTCCACCGCTTGGACACGGCACGATCAAGCCACCTATCATTCATACATATCATCGTCGCTCAAAACCCTCCTCATCACCACCTCAGCAGAGTCACAACCAGCTACCTCATACTACTAATACGACCCCTTCCATCAACACTGAGCCACCTCCTCGTTCTCGACCAGCCAATCTTCGCCCCAATCCTAAACAAATCTACCAACATAATGCCACCTCCTATCATACCAGAGGTCCCTTGTCTGAAACAGAACCGCAGAACTTTACCATTGCTAACAAGGATCCTCAATGGCGTAAAGCCATGACCGTAGAGTATTCAGCGTTGGTGCGAAATGGTACTTGGTCACTAGTACCCTTTGTTCCAAACTCAAATGTGGTTGATTGCAAGTGGGTATACAAATTAAAACGGGATCAAATAGGGGCAGTACAACGCTACAAAGCACGTTTAGTTGCCAAAGGATTTCGACAACAACCAGGCATCGACTATCAGGAAACATTTAGCCCAGTTGTAAAATCAACAACTATTCGTGTTGTTCTCTCTTTGGCCGTGTCTCAGAAATGGTCACTCAGGCAACTTGATGTACAAAATGCCTTTTTACATGGTGATCTGCAGGAAACTGTTTATCTACAACAACCACCGGGATTTGTCAATTCAGTTAAACCAAATCATGTGTGCCTCCTTCACAAAGCCttgtatggattaaagcaagcacctAGAGCATGGTTTCATCGACTCTCTACGGCACTTCAATCTCTTGGATTTCATGGATCGAAAACGGATACTTCCCTGTTTATCTACTCTAATGGGAACACTCTTCTATACATGCttgtgtatgttgatgatattattttaacAGGGAACGATGCAAAGGAAATAGATAGGGTGGTACAAAGTCTTAGCCGCTCATTTGCTGTTAAAGATATGGGTAACTTGTCTTATTTTCTGGGGATTGAAGTCACAAGGAATGGTCACGACATGATTCTATCACAACGCAAATACATCCATGAACTTTTGGAACGTGCTGATTTATCTAATGCTAAGCCAGTTTCATCTCCGATGACAACCAACGCAAACCTTGCTCTTGGTGATAGTGCCACATTTGACAACCCCGTTCAATATCGTCAAATTGTAGGTGCTCTTCAGTACGTTACATTGTCTCGACCGGACATCACTTTCGCAGTCAACAAAGTCTGTCAGTATATGCATTGTCCCACGATAAATCATTGGTCAGCAGTTAAACGAATTCTCCGTTACTTACAGGGTACTGCCAATTATGGGTTACGTTTTATTCACGACTCCGGAACAGTGCTTCATGCCTACACTGATTCAACATACAACTCGCTGACTAGCTTCTCTGATGCTGACTGGGCAGGTTGTCCAGATGACCGTCGATCCACGGGAGGATATGCAATATATCTAGGTTCAAATCTAGTATCATGGTCTGCACGAAAACAAAAGACTGTCTCTCGATCCTCAACAGAATCTGAATACAAGGCCCTAGCTGACACAGTTGCGGAACTAACATGGCTTCAAGATCTATTACGTGAACTTCGTGTTCCTGTTAAATCGGTTCCTACCTTATGGTGTGATAACCTTGGTGCTACGTATCTTTCAGCTAACCCAGTCTTTCATGCACGTACAAAACATGTAGAAGTTGATTTTCACTTTGTTCGAGAAAGAGTTGCTCAACAAAAACTTTCAGTTCAGTTTATAACTACTGATGATCAGATTGCAGATATCTTCACCAAGCCGCTGTCCTCACCAAGATTTCACCTGTTACGATCCAAGCTACATGTCGTTTTCCGCCCTTAGCTTGCGGGGGAATATTAGACAAATATAATTGTATAAGGCTATGTTATTGCTATAGTGTAGGGATATATTATGTAATTGTTACTCCTATATAATGGAGGCTTATGTACTGATAATAAACACACAAAACATACAAGTTCAATTCAATATCTCTCTTCctctattatatcatttaatagtaCAAATAATGGAACATAATGTACACGTCATGCTAGCCTTTTTTTGACATTCATCCGTCCTTCAATCTGCTTCAGTAAGAAAGAAACAAGGGCGAGGAAGTTGGGCGGAGAGGAGGGAGTGGTGGTGCCAACTGGGTGGTACTGGGCGGAGAGGAGGGCGGCCTCCACCACACCACCGTTGGGAGCTCTCTAACCAGCTCCCCTGTTTTTCATGCACATTAATCTCTTGGTCTTGAACTTGCAAACTTAAAACTTGTCTAATTACTTCAGCTATTACTAAATTTATTACTTCTACTACCAATTTTACTGTGTAATTTAGTCAAGTTTCAGTCCCCGGTTATATCCCTGCCTAACATTACGTCAAGTGATAATTTTGTATAAACTTAAGCTGTATCTTACTTTGCGCTTACGGTTTCTCATTCAGTTTATTCATATGACCTCAGTTCAAATTTATATTGTCATGGTTCACTTATTGTTTCTTTACTTCGGACGAGAGTAGGCTTCTGCTGGGCCAAAGAAGATTGTAGGTGTCTTCTACAAGGCACATGAGTATGCTGAAATGAACCCTAATTTTGTGGGCTGTGTTGAGAATGCGTTAGGTATTCGCAAATGGTTGGAGTCACAAGGCCATGAGTATGTAGTCACTGATGACAAGGAGGGACCCGATTGCGGTATGTGTtttacattatattatatattactagTGTTTAGCGACTCACTTTTTGTTTCCTTTTTGTTATTGTAGAGCTAGAAAAGCACATACCTGATGCACATGTCATTATAACGACTCCTTTTCATCCGGGCTATATAACCGCTGAAAGGATTAAAAAGGCAAAGAATCTGCAACTGCTGCTTACAGCTGGAATTGGGTCTGACCACGTGGACTTAAATGCAGCTGCCGCAGCTGGATTAACTGTAGCAGAAGTTACCGAAAGCAACGTTGTTTCTGTTGCAGAAGACGAACTTATGAGGATCCTCATTCTTGTTAGAAATTTCTTGCCTGGATACCATCAGGTTATTAATGGAGATTGGAACGTTGCAGGTATTGCTTACAGGGCTTATGATCTCGAAGGGAAAACAGTGGGAACAGTTGGTTGTGGGCGTATTGGTAGACTCTTACTTCAAAGGTTGAAGCCTTTTGGGTGCAATCTTCTTTATCACGATCGTATTAAAATGGACTCAGATTTGGAGAATCAAATTGGTGCTAACTACGAGGAAGATCTTGATAAGATGCTTCCTAAATGTGACATTGTTGTTATCAACACTCCATTAACAGAAAAAACCAGGCGAGTTTTCATGTCAAAATTAGTTTAAAAATTTTGTTGGTGATCATTACTAATTACTAAAAGAATTAACAAAAATGTAAAATGTTTTTCAGAGGGATGTTTAACAAAGAAAAGATATCTAAAATGAAGAAGGGGGTACTTATCGTTAACAATGCTCGAGGAGCTATAATGGATACACAAGCTGTTGTTGATGGTTGTTCTAGTGGACACATCGGAGGCAAGTTTTTAAATTGTTTTACAGAAGTGTACTATTTCACTGAATTTTAACTTTTGTTTTTTTTATGTAAACTTGGCAAGCGGGTCAGGTTGGGTCAGTTTGGGTAAAAGGTCAAAATGGttttgtgttgaaatgggtcacAGGTCAAACGGATCCAAATGGGTCATGTTAGGcgggttgggtaacgggtcaaaacgggTGATATACTTTTACATTTGACTTTTACGTTTACGGGTCCAGATGCTTTCATAAATGTTTGACGAATGAAATTTGTTATGATATTTATGCTCGACCCATTTGACACATTCACAAGATCTATTAGACCTATTAGACCTATCTCTATTTATTGGGCCCAATAGGTTAGAAGGAAATCCATTGGACCTTTTTTTTAAGTTTTGGTTTACATTGTCTGGACTAATTTTTCTCAAGACCTATTGGTCTCAATTGCATGGTgtactttttatttgttttaggttATAGTGGAGATGTTTGGTATCCTCAACCAGCTCTAAAGGATCATCCATGGCGATACATGCCAAATCAAGCTATGACCCCTCACATTTCTGGAACTACAATTGATGCTCAGGTTTCTAAATTTGTTCTCTTCACTGTTTGCATTGGTTTTTAGTGTTCAAATTAAATAATAGAAAATGCATGTTAATGAATGGAATATGTGCAGTTGCGATATGCGGCTGGAGTGAAGGAAATGTTGGAGAATTATTTCAAGGGTGAAGATTTCCAGCCACAACATTACATTGTGAAGGAGGGTGAACTAGCAAGCCAGTACCGCTAATCTCCGCTAGCGTCAACAACATGGCGAGTTCTCGTTAGTTGCGTTGACTGGTGGGCAGAATGCTTCTGAATAAAACTTAAAAAGGTTTAAGTTATTATTACTAGTTTGTAATAGTGAGGTTTGGTTATGGGAATATGAATGACAATGAGTTTCAATACTTCTTGCCATCGAACAATAATGATCCTGAAACTTTAACTTTAATACCCGTTGTCAGGTATCACACCACTAAGAACAgaaaaactttcttttagaaaaagaaaaaaagaaaaaacctTTATTTCTTTTAGAATTACTACTATTCGTACGAAATTCAAGTTTTGGTTGTGTAACTCAGTGGTGGAGTCTACAACGGCACCCAATCGAGTGGATGTTAGACCTCTCATTAAAGTTGAGACCAcaccattgaaatgtcccgttcttattgactaaaaacgttccatattaattgatttcgttgcgaggttttgacctctatatgagacgtttttcaaagactgcattcatttttaaaacaaaccataacctttatttcataaataaaggtttaaaaagctttacgtagattatcaaataatgataatctaaaatatcctgtttacacacgaccattacataatggtttacaatacaaatatgttacatcgaaatcagtttcttgaatgcagtttttacacaatatcatacaatcatggactccaaatcttgtccttattttagtatgcaacagcggaagctcttaatattcacctgagaataaacatgctttaaacgtcaacaaaaatgttggtgagttatatgtttaacctatatatatcaaatcgtaacaatagaccacaagatttcatatttcaatacacatcccatacatagagataaaaatcattcatatggtgaacacctggtaaccgacaataacaagatgcatatataagaatatccccatcattccgggacacccttcggatatgatataaattttgaagtactaaagcatccggtactttggatggggtttgttaggcccaatagatctatctttaggattcgcgtcaattagggtgtctgttccctaattcttagattatcagacttaataaaaaggggcatattcgatttcgataattcaaccatagaatgtagtttcacgtacttgtgtctattttgtaaatcatttataaaacctgcatgtattctcatcccaaaaatattagattttaaaagtgggactataactcactttcacagatttttacttcgtcgggaagtaagacttggccactggttgattcacgaacctataacaatatatacatatatatcaaagtatgttcaaaatatatttacaacatttttaatatattttgatgttttaagtttattaagtcagctgtcctcgttagtaacctacaactagttgtccacagttagatgtacagaaataaatcgataaatattatcttgaatcaatccacgacccagtgtatacgtatctcagtattgatcacaactcaaactatatatattttggaatcaacctcaaccctgtatagctaactccaacattcacatatagagtgtctatggttgttccgaaatatatatagatgtgtcgacatgataggtcgaaacattgtatacgtgtctatggtatctcaagattacataatatacaatacaagttgattaagttatggttggaatagatttgttagcaattttcacgtagctaaaatgagaaaaattatccaatcttgttttacccataacttcattttaaatccgttttgagtgaatcaaattgctatggtttcatattgaactctattttatgaatctaaacagaaaagtataggtttatagtcggaaaaataagttacaagtcgtttttttaaaggtagtcatttcagtcgaaagaacgacgtctagatgaccattttagaaaacatacttccactttgagtttaatcataatttttggatatagtttcatgttcataataaaaatcattttctcagaataacaactttaaaatcaaagtttatcatagtttttaattaactaacccaaaacagcccgcggtgttactacgacggcgtaaatccggttttacggtgtttttcgtgtttccaggttttaaatcattaagttagcatatcatatagatatagaacatgtgtttagttgattttaaaagtcaagttagaaggattaacttttgtttgcgaacaagtttagaattaactaaactatgttctagtgattacaagtttaaaccttcgaataagatagctttatatgtatgaatcgaatgatgttatgaacatcattactaccttaagttccttggataaacctactggaaaagaaaaaaatggatctagcttcaatggatccttggatggctcgaagttcttgaagcagaatcatgacacgaaaacaagttcaagtaagatcatcacttgaaataagattgttatagttatagaaattgaaccaaagtttgaatatgattattaccttgtattagaatgataacctactgtaagaaacaaagatttcttgaggttggatgatcaccttacaagattggaagtgagctagcaaacttgaaagtattcttgattttatgaaactagaatttttggaatttatgaagaacacttagaacttgaagatagaacttgagagagatcaattagatgaagaaaattgaagaatgaaagtgtttgtaggtgtttttggtcgttggtgtatggattagatataaaggatatgtaattttgttttcatgtaaataagtcatgaatgattactcatatttttgtaattttatgagatatttcatgctagttgccaaatgatggttcccacatgtgttaggtgactcacatgggctgctaagagctgatcattggagtgtatataccaatagtacatacatctaaaagctgtgtattgtacgagtacgaatacgggtgcatacgagtagaattgttgatgaaactgaacgaggatgtaattgtaagcatttttgttaagtagaagtattttgataagtgtattgaagtctttcaaaagtgtataaatacatattaaaacactacatgtatatacattttaactgagtcgttaagtcatcgttagtcgttacatgtaagtgttgttttgaaacctttaggttaacgatcttgttaaatgttgttaacccaatgtttataatatcaaatgagattttaaattattatattatcatgatattatcatgtatgaatatctcttaatatgatatatatacattaaatgtctttacaacgataatcgttacatatatgtctcgtttaaaaatcattaagttagtagtcttgtttttacatatgtagttcattgttaatatacttaatgatatgtttacttatcatagtatcatgttaactatatatatatccatatatatgttatcatatagtttttacaagttttaacgttcgtgaatcaccggtcaacttgggtggtcaattgtctatatgaaacatatttcaattaatcaagtcttaacaagtttgattgcttaacatgttggaaacatttaatcatgtaaatatcaatctcaattagtatatataaacatggaaaagttcgggtcactacagtacctacccgttaaataaatttcgtcccgaaattttaagctgttgaaggtgttgacgaatcttctggaaatagatgcgggtatttcttcttcatctgatcttcacactcccaggtgaactcgggtcctctacgagcattccatcgaaccttaacaattggtatcttgttttgcttaagtcttttaacctcacgatccattatttcgacgggttcttcgatgaattgaagtttttcgttgatttggatttcatctaacggaatagtgagatcttctttagcaaaacatttctttaaattcgagacgtggaaagtgttatgtacagccgcgagttgttgaggtaactctagtcggtaagctactggtctgatacgatcaataatcttgaatggtccaatataccttggatttaatttccctcgtttaccaaatcgaacaacgcctttccaaggtgcaactttaagcatgaccatctctccaatttcaaattctatatcttttcttttaatgtcagcgtagctcttttgtcgactttgggcggttttcaaccgttgttgaatttggatgatcttctcggtagtttcttgtataatctccggacccgtaatctgtctatcccccacttcactccaacaaatcggagacctgcactttctaccataaagtgcttcaaacggcgccatctcaatgcttgaatggtagctgttgttgtaggaaaattctgctaacggtagatgtcgatcccaactgtttccgaaatcaataacacatgctcgaagcatgtcttcaagcgtttgtatcgtcctttcgctctgcccatcagtttgtggatgataggcagtactcatgtctagacgagttcctaatgcttgctgtaatgtctgccagaatcttgaaataaatctgccatccctatcagagataatagagattggtattccatgtctggagatgacttccttcaaatacagtcgtgctaacttctccatcttgtcatcttctcttattggcaagaagtgtgctgatttggtgagacggtcaactattacccaaatagtatcaaaaccacttgcagtccttggcaatttagtgatgaaatccatggtaatgttttcccatttccattccgggatttcgggttgttgaagtagacctgatggtttctgatgctcagctttgaccttagaacacgtcaaacattctcctacatatttagcaacatcggctttcatacccggccaccaaaaatgtttcttgagatccttgtacatcttccccgttccaggatgtattgagtatctggttttatgagcttctctaagtaccatttctctcatatctccaaattttggtacccaaatcctttcagccctataccgggttccgtcttcccgaatattaagatgcttctccgatcctttgggtatttcatcctttaaatttccctcttttaaaactccttgttgcgcctcctttatttgagtagtaatgttattatgaatcattatattcatagattttactcgaatgggttctctgtccttcctgctcaaggcatcggctaccacatttgccttccccgggtggtaacgaatctcaaagtcgtaatcattcaataattcagtccacctacgctgcctcatattcagttgtttctgattaaatatgtgttgaagacttttgtggtcggtatatataatacttttgaccccatataagtagtgcctccaagtctttaatgcaaaaacaaccgcgcctaattccaaatcatgcgtcgtataattttgttcgtgaatcttcaattgtctagacgcataagcaatcaccttcgttcgttgcattaatacacaaccgagaccttgctttgatgcatcacaataaatcacaaaatcatcattcccttcaggcaatgacaatataggtgccgtagttagctttttcttcaataactgaaacgctttctcttgttcatcattccattcaaatttcttccctttatgcgttaatgcagtcaagggttttgctattctggaaaagtcttggatgaaccttctgtagtaaccagctagtcctaaaaactggcgtatgtgtttcggagttttcggggtttctcacttttcaacagtttctatctttgccggatccaccttaataccttctttgttcactatgtgaccgaggaattgaacttcttccaaccaaaatgcacactttgaaaacttagcgtacaattcttccttcctcaatacttctaacaccttcctcaaatgttcaccgtgttcttggtcattctttgagtaaataagtatgtcatcaatgaaaacaatgacaaacttgtcaaggtatggtccacacactcggttcataaggtccatgaacacagctggtgcattagttaaaccaaacggcatgaccataaactcgtaatgaccgtaacgtgttctgaaagcagtctttggaatatcatcttctttcacccgcatttgatgatacccggaacgtaagtcaatctttgaataaacagacgagccttgtagttgatcaaataagtcatcgattctcggtagtgggtagcggttcttgatggtaagtttgttcaactctcggtagtcgatacacaacctgaatgtaccatctttcttcttgacaaacaaaacaggagctccccacggtgatgtgcttggtcgaatgaaaccacgctctaaaagttcttgtaattggctttgtagttct
Proteins encoded in this region:
- the LOC139865008 gene encoding formate dehydrogenase, mitochondrial; its protein translation is MSIAIKRAAAAVATRASRSIFTRDLHASAGPKKIVGVFYKAHEYAEMNPNFVGCVENALGIRKWLESQGHEYVVTDDKEGPDCELEKHIPDAHVIITTPFHPGYITAERIKKAKNLQLLLTAGIGSDHVDLNAAAAAGLTVAEVTESNVVSVAEDELMRILILVRNFLPGYHQVINGDWNVAGIAYRAYDLEGKTVGTVGCGRIGRLLLQRLKPFGCNLLYHDRIKMDSDLENQIGANYEEDLDKMLPKCDIVVINTPLTEKTRGMFNKEKISKMKKGVLIVNNARGAIMDTQAVVDGCSSGHIGGYSGDVWYPQPALKDHPWRYMPNQAMTPHISGTTIDAQLRYAAGVKEMLENYFKGEDFQPQHYIVKEGELASQYR